The following coding sequences lie in one Cyanobacterium sp. Dongsha4 genomic window:
- a CDS encoding alpha-ketoacid dehydrogenase subunit beta, translating into MAETLMFNALRQAIDEEMARDDKVFVLGEDVGHYGGSYKVTKGLYQKYGEFRVLDTPIAENSFTGMAVGAAMTGLRPIIEGMNMGFLLLAFNQIANNAGMVRYTSGGNFKIPTVIRGPGGVGRQLGAEHSQRLEAYFQAVPGLKIVACSTAYNAKGLMKSAIRDDNPVLFFEHVLLYNLKENLPDYEYTLPLDKAEIVREGKDVTILTYSRMRHHCLQALKQLEKDGYDPEIIDLISLKPLDMETIGESVRKTHKVIIVEECMKTGGIGAELTASINDQLFDELDAPVIRLSSQDIPTPYNGTLERLTIVQPEQIVDAVRKIMNNQI; encoded by the coding sequence ATGGCAGAAACATTAATGTTTAATGCTTTGCGTCAAGCTATCGATGAAGAAATGGCAAGAGATGACAAAGTATTTGTTTTAGGTGAAGATGTCGGTCATTATGGTGGATCATACAAAGTAACAAAGGGTTTATATCAGAAATACGGAGAATTTAGGGTTTTAGATACTCCCATTGCAGAAAATAGCTTTACAGGAATGGCAGTTGGTGCGGCGATGACGGGATTACGCCCCATTATTGAAGGGATGAACATGGGTTTTCTTCTTCTTGCTTTTAACCAAATTGCTAATAATGCCGGGATGGTACGTTATACTTCTGGGGGTAACTTTAAAATTCCTACAGTGATTAGAGGTCCTGGAGGGGTAGGCAGACAATTAGGTGCAGAACATTCTCAACGTTTAGAAGCCTATTTTCAGGCTGTACCGGGCTTAAAAATTGTGGCTTGTTCTACTGCTTACAACGCTAAGGGTTTAATGAAATCTGCCATTAGAGATGATAACCCCGTACTGTTTTTTGAACACGTTTTATTATACAATTTAAAAGAGAACTTACCAGACTACGAATATACTTTGCCCTTAGATAAAGCAGAAATAGTTAGAGAAGGTAAAGATGTTACTATCCTGACTTATTCTCGCATGAGACATCACTGTTTACAGGCTTTAAAACAATTGGAAAAAGATGGTTATGATCCTGAAATCATTGACTTAATTTCCTTGAAGCCTTTAGATATGGAAACCATTGGCGAATCTGTGCGTAAAACTCATAAAGTCATTATCGTAGAAGAATGTATGAAAACTGGAGGAATTGGTGCGGAGTTAACTGCTTCAATTAATGACCAATTATTTGATGAATTAGATGCTCCTGTTATTCGTCTTTCATCTCAAGATATTCCCACTCCTTATAATGGAACTTTAGAGCGTTTAACTATCGTACAACCAGAACAAATTGTCGATGCGGTACGCAAGATTATGAATAATCAGATTTAG
- a CDS encoding single-stranded DNA-binding protein, giving the protein MSLNIVHLVGRTGTDPEIRYFDSGSVKCRLTLAVNRPTKKDDSTDWFELEIWGKTAEVAANYAKKGSLIGVQGSLKIDTWSDRTTGENRSKPVIRVDRLDLLGSKRDNENYNQNNDNF; this is encoded by the coding sequence ATGAGTTTAAATATAGTACATTTAGTAGGAAGAACAGGGACAGATCCTGAAATTCGCTATTTTGATTCAGGTTCGGTTAAATGTCGTCTTACTTTAGCGGTTAATCGTCCCACAAAAAAAGATGATTCCACTGACTGGTTCGAGTTGGAAATTTGGGGCAAAACGGCAGAAGTTGCGGCTAATTATGCAAAAAAAGGTAGTTTAATCGGCGTGCAAGGTTCTTTAAAAATTGATACTTGGAGCGATCGCACCACTGGAGAAAATCGTTCTAAGCCAGTAATTAGAGTGGATAGACTTGATTTATTGGGGTCAAAACGAGACAATGAAAACTATAACCAAAATAACGATAATTTTTAA
- a CDS encoding glycosyltransferase, with amino-acid sequence MKIALVHEWLTPKATGGSELVVKEILQFIDAEVFALIDFESVNPHSYLYQREIKTTFLQHFPFSGNGVQKYLPLLPLAIEQLNLTEYDVVLSSSHAVAKGVITRPDQPHICYCHTPMRYAWDLTFDYLDRTSAGKGIQGIFTRYLLHQLRQWDVISANRVDFFIANSHHTARRIWRCYRRQAKVIYPPVQVSQFPFKAEKSDYYLTVSRLVSYKKVSMIVEAFNRNGLPLVVIGEGAEMDYIRAIAKPNITLLGSVDDKTLKEYMSNAKAFIYAACEDFGIAIVEAQACGTPVIAYSGGGALETVIDIRNNSQQGTGILFSPQTVEGLLEGVKTFTILEKEFKPENARIQAEKFSAETFKQDYLAFFDQCCQNFEIIRFKN; translated from the coding sequence ATGAAAATCGCTCTGGTACATGAATGGCTTACCCCAAAAGCAACGGGAGGTTCAGAATTAGTAGTCAAGGAAATTTTACAGTTTATTGATGCTGAGGTTTTTGCTCTCATTGACTTTGAATCGGTAAATCCCCATAGTTATCTGTATCAGAGAGAAATCAAAACTACTTTTTTGCAACACTTTCCTTTTAGTGGCAATGGTGTGCAGAAATATTTACCTCTGTTACCCCTTGCCATTGAACAACTCAACCTTACTGAGTATGATGTGGTGTTATCTTCCTCCCACGCAGTGGCTAAAGGAGTGATTACTCGTCCTGATCAACCTCATATATGTTACTGCCATACCCCGATGCGTTATGCTTGGGACTTAACTTTCGATTATCTAGATCGCACCTCTGCAGGAAAAGGGATTCAGGGCATTTTCACCCGTTATTTACTCCACCAATTACGCCAATGGGATGTCATCTCTGCTAATCGAGTGGATTTTTTTATTGCTAATTCCCATCACACAGCAAGAAGAATTTGGCGTTGTTATCGTCGTCAGGCAAAAGTAATTTATCCCCCAGTACAAGTTTCTCAATTTCCCTTCAAAGCAGAAAAATCTGATTATTATCTCACCGTTTCCCGTCTGGTTAGTTACAAAAAAGTTAGTATGATTGTGGAGGCTTTTAACCGTAACGGTTTACCCCTTGTGGTCATTGGAGAAGGGGCAGAAATGGACTATATAAGAGCGATCGCCAAACCGAATATTACCCTTTTGGGTTCAGTGGATGACAAGACTTTAAAAGAATATATGTCCAACGCTAAAGCCTTTATTTATGCCGCCTGTGAAGATTTTGGCATCGCCATTGTGGAAGCCCAAGCCTGTGGAACTCCCGTGATCGCGTATAGTGGAGGAGGTGCATTAGAAACAGTGATTGACATTAGAAATAACAGTCAACAAGGTACAGGAATATTATTTTCTCCTCAAACAGTAGAAGGTTTGCTCGAAGGGGTAAAAACTTTTACTATATTAGAGAAGGAATTTAAACCAGAAAATGCTCGTATCCAAGCTGAAAAGTTCAGTGCTGAAACATTTAAACAAGATTATCTGGCTTTTTTTGACCAATGTTGTCAAAATTTTGAGATCATAAGGTTTAAAAATTGA
- a CDS encoding sugar transferase gives MTANSQLVSVKVIQSLARRGLIRLSRQSNRDRIKFTREFYKRTFDIVFSASVLILFSPLYAILALLVALSSPGPIFYAQERVGKNYRHFKCIKFRTMVVNADQVLEKMLSECPEKRREFEENFKLKEDPRITWIGKFLRLTSLDEFPQFWNVLMGDMSVVGPRPLVPDELHKYGSKMERVLTVKPGITGLWQVSGRNDIPYPQRVLIDVYYVNHHNWLLDLWIIIKTIGVVLFPQNNGAY, from the coding sequence ATGACAGCAAATAGCCAACTTGTCTCTGTAAAGGTAATTCAAAGTTTGGCAAGACGGGGGTTAATTCGTCTCTCTCGTCAATCAAACCGCGATCGCATTAAATTTACTAGAGAATTCTACAAACGAACCTTTGACATTGTCTTTTCGGCTTCGGTATTAATTCTATTTTCCCCTCTGTATGCAATCCTTGCTCTCTTGGTGGCTCTTAGCTCTCCTGGACCTATTTTCTATGCCCAAGAAAGAGTTGGAAAAAATTATCGGCATTTTAAATGTATTAAATTCCGTACGATGGTAGTTAATGCTGATCAAGTGTTGGAAAAAATGTTATCGGAATGTCCAGAAAAAAGAAGGGAATTTGAGGAAAATTTTAAGCTAAAAGAAGATCCTCGTATCACTTGGATTGGCAAATTTTTGCGTTTGACTAGCCTTGATGAATTTCCCCAATTTTGGAACGTTTTAATGGGGGATATGAGTGTGGTGGGTCCTCGCCCTCTTGTTCCTGATGAGTTACATAAGTATGGTAGTAAAATGGAACGAGTTTTAACCGTCAAGCCTGGTATAACAGGCTTATGGCAAGTTTCTGGGAGAAATGACATCCCCTATCCTCAAAGGGTCTTAATCGATGTTTACTATGTTAATCATCATAATTGGCTTTTAGACCTGTGGATTATTATTAAAACCATTGGGGTTGTTCTTTTTCCTCAAAATAATGGTGCTTATTAG
- a CDS encoding FeoA family protein yields the protein MKSNNNIPLTNLECGKTAIINQIITGIHGQALTTRFQSLGLVSGKKVKVIRKSWLGGTLHVKVGSTTAIALRSQEADLVLVNNI from the coding sequence ATGAAATCAAATAATAATATTCCTTTAACCAATTTAGAATGTGGAAAAACAGCTATCATTAACCAGATTATCACGGGTATTCATGGTCAAGCCTTAACCACTCGTTTTCAGTCTCTCGGTTTAGTGTCGGGAAAAAAGGTGAAAGTAATTCGTAAATCTTGGTTAGGGGGAACTCTCCATGTTAAAGTTGGTAGCACAACTGCGATCGCACTTCGTTCTCAAGAGGCGGATTTAGTATTAGTCAATAATATTTGA
- the sir gene encoding sulfite reductase, ferredoxin dependent, with amino-acid sequence MMSNRATAQKKPSKVESLKEKSNFLREPILTELQLDTTHFSEDGIQILKFHGSYQQDNRDNRKKGQEKDYQFMLRTRSPGGFIPPQLYLTLERLSEEYGNHTLRTTTRQGYQIHGILKKDLKTVISNIVKSMGSTLGACGDLNRNVMAPPAPYKNSPEYQLAWEYADKIADLLTPQTGAYYEIWLDGEKAISAEEAPEIKTARQKNGNGTIFTDSIEPIYGTHYMPRKFKCCVTVPGDNSVDIYTHDLSLVVITNKKGELQGFNILAGGGLGRTHRKEQTFARAADEIGFVAKNDVFDLVKAVVATQRDYGDRTDRRHARLKYLINDWGVEKFRNKVEEYFGKKLKPFKKLPQWKYEDYLGWYEQGDGKLFLGISIENGRVKNEGDFQLKNALKKVIEKYELPTRLTPNHNAIIYEIEPKWQEDIEKIFLSHGVEINPDNVNHLTRYAMACPALPTCGLATTESERIIPSILTRIDTLLAKLGMAEETFVIRMTGCPNGCARPYMAELGFVGDSPNVYQIWLGGCPNQTRLARPYVDKLNIAELETFLEPLLVYFRDSKKKKETFGQFCHRVGFDALRTFANEYQPNAENVMKKTTKKSRGTRNEHRISVNDEWYQKLKTISKNDNKPMSQIVSEALENYFTNK; translated from the coding sequence ATAATGAGTAATCGTGCCACCGCGCAAAAAAAACCTTCAAAAGTAGAAAGTTTAAAAGAAAAGAGCAATTTTTTAAGAGAACCGATCTTAACTGAATTACAATTAGATACAACTCATTTCAGCGAAGACGGGATTCAAATTCTTAAATTTCACGGCTCTTATCAACAAGATAATCGAGATAATCGCAAAAAAGGACAAGAAAAAGATTATCAGTTTATGTTGCGCACCCGTAGCCCTGGGGGTTTTATTCCTCCTCAGCTATATTTGACCCTAGAAAGATTGTCAGAAGAATACGGCAATCATACCCTAAGAACTACCACCAGACAAGGCTATCAAATTCACGGTATCCTCAAAAAAGATCTCAAAACAGTAATCTCCAACATTGTTAAAAGTATGGGATCAACCTTAGGGGCTTGTGGTGATTTGAATCGCAACGTTATGGCACCCCCTGCACCCTATAAAAATAGTCCTGAGTATCAACTAGCTTGGGAATATGCCGATAAAATTGCCGACTTATTAACACCCCAAACAGGTGCTTACTATGAAATTTGGTTAGATGGAGAAAAAGCCATCAGCGCCGAGGAAGCCCCCGAAATTAAAACTGCACGGCAGAAAAACGGTAATGGTACTATATTTACCGACTCTATTGAGCCTATTTATGGCACTCATTATATGCCCCGTAAATTCAAATGCTGTGTCACAGTGCCTGGAGACAACTCTGTTGATATTTATACCCATGACCTCAGTTTAGTTGTCATAACTAATAAAAAAGGAGAATTACAGGGTTTCAATATTTTAGCAGGAGGAGGACTTGGTAGAACTCATCGTAAAGAACAAACTTTTGCTAGAGCCGCCGATGAAATAGGCTTTGTTGCTAAAAATGATGTTTTTGACCTAGTTAAAGCCGTTGTTGCTACCCAAAGGGATTACGGCGATCGCACCGACAGAAGACACGCTCGTTTAAAATACTTAATTAACGATTGGGGCGTAGAAAAATTCAGAAACAAAGTAGAAGAATATTTTGGCAAAAAACTCAAACCATTCAAAAAACTACCCCAGTGGAAATACGAAGACTACTTAGGATGGTATGAACAAGGAGACGGTAAACTGTTTTTAGGTATCTCCATCGAAAATGGTAGGGTAAAAAATGAGGGAGATTTTCAACTCAAAAATGCCCTGAAAAAAGTCATTGAAAAATATGAACTTCCCACCCGTCTAACTCCCAATCATAATGCCATTATTTATGAAATTGAACCTAAGTGGCAAGAAGACATCGAAAAAATATTTCTCTCCCACGGCGTAGAAATCAATCCTGATAACGTTAATCATCTTACTCGCTATGCTATGGCTTGTCCTGCACTACCTACCTGCGGATTAGCTACCACAGAATCAGAGCGCATTATTCCTAGTATCTTGACACGCATTGACACCCTCTTAGCTAAATTGGGAATGGCAGAAGAAACCTTTGTAATTAGAATGACAGGATGTCCTAATGGTTGCGCTCGTCCTTATATGGCAGAATTAGGTTTTGTAGGAGACTCCCCCAATGTCTATCAAATTTGGTTAGGTGGATGCCCCAATCAAACCCGTTTAGCACGTCCCTATGTTGATAAACTAAATATAGCGGAGTTAGAAACATTTTTAGAACCATTATTGGTTTATTTCCGTGATTCTAAAAAGAAAAAGGAAACTTTTGGACAATTTTGTCATCGAGTCGGCTTTGATGCTTTACGCACCTTTGCCAATGAATATCAACCTAATGCAGAAAATGTTATGAAAAAGACGACTAAAAAATCTCGTGGTACAAGAAATGAGCATCGCATCAGTGTTAACGATGAATGGTATCAAAAATTAAAAACCATCTCCAAAAACGATAACAAGCCTATGAGTCAAATTGTATCTGAGGCTTTAGAAAATTATTTTACTAACAAATAA
- a CDS encoding glycosyltransferase family 4 protein, whose protein sequence is MHIAWLGKKTPFCGNVTYSREITTSLVKRGYKVSFLHFSQDNDDSEQDHYSTEVSLPFLYKSQIYTIPAPKSSKILLRSLRELQPDLVHASLTLSPLDFTLPEICQKLNIPLVATFHPPFDSRLRNLKSSTQYLTYQLYAPFLAKYDQIIIFSELQRDLLIKLGVPREKLAIIPNGVDTQKYTPGKSYFKQQHPNDLLYVYQGRIAVEKNVESLLKAWKHSGISQQGKLLIIGDGPLTPNLKPLYNQDDNVIWLGAIVDEEKRIDILRGADVFILPSLVEGLSLSLLEGMSCGLACVATDAGADGEVLANAGIVISTQDVTTQLKTILPLFSHHPEINYLLGEKARKRVLEKYTLSDNVTKLEHLYSKL, encoded by the coding sequence ATGCACATTGCTTGGCTTGGAAAAAAAACCCCTTTTTGTGGCAACGTTACTTATAGTAGAGAAATAACAACTTCTTTGGTGAAAAGAGGCTATAAAGTGAGTTTCCTTCATTTTAGCCAAGATAATGATGATTCGGAGCAAGATCATTATTCTACAGAAGTTAGCCTTCCTTTTCTTTATAAATCTCAAATTTATACTATTCCTGCACCAAAATCTAGTAAGATATTACTGCGATCGCTTCGTGAGTTACAACCTGATCTTGTCCATGCTTCCTTAACCCTATCTCCTTTAGACTTTACCCTTCCCGAAATTTGTCAAAAACTAAATATCCCTTTAGTGGCAACCTTTCATCCACCTTTTGACAGTCGTTTGAGAAATCTCAAATCTAGCACTCAATATCTAACTTATCAACTATATGCCCCTTTTTTGGCAAAATATGATCAAATTATTATTTTCTCAGAATTACAGAGAGATTTATTAATTAAATTGGGTGTGCCAAGGGAAAAATTAGCCATTATTCCTAATGGAGTGGATACTCAAAAATATACCCCCGGAAAATCCTATTTTAAGCAACAACATCCCAATGATTTGCTTTATGTTTATCAAGGAAGAATTGCCGTAGAAAAAAATGTTGAGTCTTTACTGAAGGCTTGGAAACACTCAGGAATTAGTCAACAAGGAAAACTTTTAATTATTGGAGATGGTCCTTTAACTCCAAATCTCAAACCACTATATAATCAAGATGATAATGTTATCTGGTTAGGTGCGATCGTTGACGAAGAAAAACGTATTGATATTTTGCGAGGAGCAGACGTTTTTATTTTACCCTCTTTAGTAGAAGGCTTATCTCTATCTTTACTAGAAGGGATGAGTTGCGGTTTAGCCTGTGTTGCTACCGATGCTGGTGCTGATGGAGAAGTTTTAGCCAATGCGGGAATTGTCATTTCTACCCAAGACGTTACCACCCAACTCAAGACAATATTACCTTTATTTTCTCATCACCCAGAAATCAATTACTTATTAGGAGAAAAGGCAAGGAAAAGAGTGTTAGAAAAATATACTCTCAGTGACAATGTCACCAAGTTAGAGCATCTGTACTCAAAACTGTGA
- a CDS encoding DUF1997 domain-containing protein has product MQICFQAEETVKLEVKQQAIPIQHYLRQPSRLVKAIADRKLMTALKDDCYRLQMHPLSFLEMYHFQPTAVLKVWSGASGNVYVNSVSCEIKGIEYLNRRFSLQLKGKLTPTEIEGKVYLQGKANLTVTVDLPPPLWLTPKPLLLTTGNGLLKGVLVRIKNKLMSQLLNDYYDFVKSEQEKINSLGWQEA; this is encoded by the coding sequence ATGCAAATTTGTTTTCAAGCAGAAGAAACGGTAAAACTAGAGGTAAAACAACAAGCAATACCTATTCAACATTATCTTAGACAACCTTCAAGATTAGTAAAGGCGATCGCAGATCGAAAATTGATGACTGCTTTAAAAGATGACTGTTATCGCCTTCAAATGCACCCCCTCAGTTTTTTGGAGATGTATCATTTTCAACCTACGGCAGTGTTAAAGGTTTGGTCTGGTGCTTCTGGAAATGTTTATGTTAATTCTGTATCCTGTGAAATTAAAGGGATAGAATATCTAAATCGCCGTTTTTCTCTACAGCTTAAAGGAAAACTAACCCCAACGGAAATCGAAGGTAAAGTTTATTTACAGGGAAAAGCAAACCTTACGGTTACTGTTGATTTGCCTCCTCCACTTTGGTTAACTCCTAAACCTTTATTACTAACTACGGGTAATGGCTTACTTAAAGGGGTTTTAGTAAGAATTAAAAATAAATTGATGTCACAACTTTTAAATGATTACTATGACTTTGTTAAAAGTGAGCAAGAAAAAATCAATTCCCTTGGTTGGCAAGAAGCCTAA
- a CDS encoding ABC transporter permease codes for MKLNDALKMAMTTIFANKMRSSLTMLGIVIGNASVIAMIGIGEAAQRLAAEQFETLGANVLFVVPGSRESRRTTFEVPKTLVLDDADAIASQVPTVEEVAPQINSRLLVTYRNRNNNVSIIGTTPEFLTVRSFDVAQGRFINDSDLKRNNRVAVLGWQIAEEFFPNENPIGKRLRVKNVSFEVIGIMEAKGSFLGTNQDETIYLPLTTMANQIVGKTSNYGLELSFISVSANSSDSIAAARFQIENLLRLRHKINGEDDFRVETQKDILSIVGTVTSGLTMMLGAIAAISLLVGGIGVMNIMLVSVSERTQEIGLRKAVGATENNILSQFLIEAIIISAIGGLIGTVIGVSGLIIIGLVSPLPTAISANTIILAVGVSGGIGLFFGVIPAQQAAKLDPIVALRSA; via the coding sequence ATGAAACTTAACGATGCTCTAAAAATGGCAATGACGACTATTTTTGCCAATAAAATGCGTAGTAGCTTAACTATGTTGGGTATAGTAATTGGAAATGCTTCCGTTATTGCGATGATTGGCATTGGAGAAGCGGCTCAAAGATTGGCGGCAGAACAGTTTGAGACATTAGGGGCTAATGTTCTTTTTGTTGTACCAGGTAGTAGGGAATCTCGTCGCACTACTTTTGAAGTTCCTAAAACTTTAGTGTTAGATGATGCTGATGCGATCGCATCTCAAGTGCCGACGGTGGAAGAAGTTGCACCTCAAATAAATTCTCGCTTATTGGTGACTTATCGTAATCGAAATAATAATGTATCCATAATTGGCACGACTCCAGAGTTTTTGACAGTGCGTAGTTTTGATGTTGCTCAAGGGCGTTTTATTAATGATAGTGATTTAAAACGAAATAATCGGGTTGCAGTGTTAGGTTGGCAAATAGCAGAGGAATTTTTTCCCAACGAAAATCCCATTGGTAAGCGTTTACGAGTTAAAAACGTTTCTTTTGAGGTAATTGGCATTATGGAGGCAAAAGGTTCGTTTCTAGGTACGAATCAGGACGAAACTATCTATCTACCCCTGACTACTATGGCGAATCAAATTGTCGGCAAGACTTCTAATTATGGTTTAGAATTGAGTTTCATTTCTGTTTCAGCTAATTCCTCTGACTCCATTGCGGCGGCACGATTTCAAATCGAAAACTTATTGCGCTTACGACACAAAATTAATGGGGAAGATGATTTTCGGGTGGAAACTCAGAAGGATATTCTTAGTATTGTCGGAACTGTAACCAGTGGACTGACAATGATGTTAGGTGCGATCGCAGCTATTTCCTTGTTAGTAGGCGGTATTGGTGTGATGAATATTATGCTGGTATCAGTGAGTGAAAGGACTCAAGAAATAGGTTTGAGAAAAGCAGTCGGTGCAACTGAGAATAATATACTATCACAATTTTTGATTGAAGCAATTATTATTTCTGCCATTGGTGGTTTAATTGGCACTGTGATTGGAGTTAGTGGTTTAATTATTATTGGTTTGGTTTCTCCTTTACCAACCGCCATTTCTGCTAACACCATTATTTTAGCGGTAGGAGTTTCTGGAGGTATTGGCTTATTTTTTGGAGTAATTCCTGCCCAACAAGCGGCTAAATTAGATCCAATTGTCGCTTTACGTAGTGCATAA